GCGGCACCCAGATATCGTCTTCGACCATCGCCTCGATGCGTGCTTGGGTGACCTCCTCTTCGTAGGTCTCGTGATCGACCGGCTGGTCGTCCAGCCAGAGGTTCGGCGGGTACAATTCGCGGTCGCCTCGACGGGTTCGGATGCGTGCAGGGCGTCAACACGGACCGGAAGGGATTTGTCCCGCGACGCTCGCCTACGAGCAATGACCTACGAGATCGCGCTCATCCCGGGCGACGGGATCGGCCCCGAGGTCGTCGACCGATCGCTGCCGGTCGTCGAGGCGGCGGCGGACGCCCACGGCGTCTCGCTCGAAACCACCCGCTACGACTGGGGATCCGACCGGTATCTCGCCGAGGGCGCGATGATGCCCGACGACGGCCTCGACCGACTCCGGGGGTACGACGCGATCTTTCTCGGCGCGGTGGGCCACCCCGAAGTCCCCGACCACGTGACCCTCCGTGGGCTCCGTCTGGAGATCACGAAGGGGTTCAAACAGCACGTCTGTAAGCGGCCGTCCTACCTCTTCGAGGGCGTCACCGGTCCGCTGCGGGACTACGGGGCCGGCGAGATCGACTTCGTCGTCTACAGACAGAACACCGAGGGCGAGTACGCCGACATCGGCGGTCGGGAGTACCGCGGTCACGACAACGAGGTCGCCTTTCAGGGTGCGATGTTCACCCGCGAGGGCACCGAGACGATCGTCCGGGCGGCCTTCGAGGCCGCAAGCGAGCGCGAGGGCAAGCTGACGAACGTCACGAAGTCGAACGCGCAGGCCTACGGGATGGTCTTCTGGGACGACGTCCTCAGGGAGATCGCAGGGGAGTACCCCGACGTCGAGGTCGAGCGCCTGCTCGTGGACGCCGCTTCGATGGACTTCGTCCGCCGGCCCGACGAGTTCGACGTGCTCGTCGCCTCGAACCTCTTCGGGGACATCCTCACCGATCTCGGGGCCGGTATCTCGGGCAGCATGGGGCTTGCCCCCTCCTCGAACATCGACCCGACTCAGACCCATCCCTCGATGTTCGAACCGGTCCATGGAAGCGCCTTCGACATCACCGGCGAGGGCGTCGCGAACCCGATCGGCACCGTCCTCTCGTGGGAACTACTCTGGGCACACCTCGGCGAGGACGCGCTCGCCCGCGAGCTGCGGGCGGCCGTGCGGGCCCAGCTCGCCGACCCCGACGCCCCACGCACCCCCGACATCGGCGGCGAGTCCGGAAGCGAGGCCGTCGCGAACGATCTCCGGACTCGGCTCGGGTGAGACACCGGTGCGGGACCGTTCCGGCCGCCGAGCTCTCCGCCGGGAGAACGCTCGTCGGAGTCGGCGTGGCGGCGATCGTCGACGTCCCTTACACGTTTTATCGCTCGCCCGCTACGGAGGAGCATGAACCACGAGGACACCCGAACGGTGTTGCTGACGGGTGCGACGAGCGGCATCGGCGCCATCGCCGCCCGGAAACTGGCGGCGACCGGCGCGACGGTCGCGGCCGTCGGCCGCGACGCCGATCGGGGACGGCGCCTCGCCGAGGACGCGACCGCTGAGAACCCCGGTACGGTCCGGTTCCACCGGGCTGACTTCGCGACTCAGGATGCGGTTCGGCGGCTGGCAGCGGACGTCGAAGCCGAGTACGACCGCCTCGACGTCCTCGCGCACAACGCCGGGCTCTCGACGCGCGAGCGGACGATCACCGACGACGGTGCCGAGTTGACCCTCGCGGTCAATCACCTCGCGCCGTACCTGCTCACGCATGAGCTCCTCGGCTCGCTTCGTGACGCCGCGCCCGCACGCGTCCTCGTCACCGCATCCGGGGTCCACACTCGCGGAACCCTGGCGTTCGACGATCTCCGGCTCGAACGCGAGTACAGCGCGCTCGCGGCCTACGCCCGCTCGAAACTGGCAAACGTCGCCTTCACGATCGAACTCGCCGACCGTCTCGATGGCGACGGGTCCGTCGTCGCGAACTGCTTCCATCCGGGGTTCATCCCGTCGACGGACCTGTTTCGGGACGCCGCGCCCCGGACGCGCCTGTTCGTTCGCCTCGCCGCGGCCGTCCCCGGGATCGGCACGACCGCCGAGGCGGGCGCGGACCGTCTCGTCGAGCTGGCCACGGCCCCGGAGTACGGCTCTCGCTCCGGTCTCTACGTCGGTGACGACGGTCCACGGGACCCCGCGCCGGCGGCGACCGATCCCGAGTTGCGCGAGGAACTCTGGCGGGTCAGCGCCGACCTCGTCGGCGTCGATCCCGACTGGCCGTGAGCGCTCGGACCTCCCCGTCGCTGGTCCACCTCGCCCCCTCTTCCCGATAGTGACCGCCTAACGTCCGCTACCGCGGATTAGGCGGTGAGATACTATGTGGCGTGCGAGGGTCGGACGATACAGGATGTCACGTACCGAGTCGGACTACGCGAGGATGATCTCGCGACGCGTCCCCCGGGAGGCGAACCGCTATCGCTGGCAACTGCTGCGCTACGTCGCCGATCGGCCACACGCATCGACCGAGACGGTCGCCGCGTACCTCGCCCCCCGTGTCGGTGAGGAGCCCGCGGCCGTCGAGGAGGCGATCAGAACGCGGGATCTGCCGGCGTTGGCCGACTGTGATGCGATCGAGTACGAGCCCGATTCGGGGCGAGTCCGCCTCTCGGCGGCCTCGATCGCCGACTGTGCCCGTCGGGCACTCGCCGCCGGGGTCGTCTCGCATCACCGGCCGCCGCGCTTCGAGCGACTGCCGCACGGCGTGGTCGACTCGACGATCGCTCCTCCCGACTCGCCCCGACGGTAGCCGTAGGCGCTATCGGTCCCGACGAGCGAGCGCGCTCGCCGTCGCGCCGGCACCGGCCTCGAGGTCGACCTCCGCACCCTCCTCGGCCAGCACCGCTCCGAACGCCGAGACGAACTGCGAGACGTTCGCCGGGCGCGCCGAGTGACCCATACAGCCCACACGGAAGATCTCCCCGTCGAGCGCGCCCAGCCCGCCGACGATCTCGATACCGTGCTCGGTGAGCAGGCGGTCGATGACCTGCCCGTCCTCGACGCCGTCGGGCACGCGAACGGGATTGAGTGTCGGCAGCCAGTACTCCTCGGGCGTGTTCAGCCCGACACCCATCGCCTCGACGCCATCGGTGAGCGCGCCCGCAACGTGTTCGTGGCGCTCCCACGTCGCTTCGAGGCCCTCCTCGGCGAGGAGTCGCAGGGCCTCGCGCAGCGCGTACAGCGTCGAAACCGGGGCGGTGTGGTGGTAGTTTCGTTCCTCACCCCAGTACTCCCAGACCCCCTCGAGGTCGAGATACCACGACCGTGCGGGCTCCTCGCGGGCGTGGACCTTCTCTACCGCGCGGTCGTTGAAGGTGATCGGGCTGGCACCCGGCGGCGCCGAGAGACACTTCTGGGAGCCCGAGTAGACGACGTCGACGTCCCACTCGTCGGTGCGGAACTCCACGCCCCCGAGCGAGGCGACCGTGTCGGCGACGACGTAGGCATCGTTCTCGTGGGCGATCTCGGTCAGTTCCGACACCCGCGTCTGGCGCACGCCCGTCGAGGTCTCACCGTGGACGAACCCGAAGACGGTCGGGGAGTGCTCCTCGAAGGCCGCCTCGACGTCCGCGGGGTCGAGGGGCTCGCCCCACGGCGCGCTCACCGTGTGGACCTCGCCGCCGGCGCGTTCTGCCATCTCGCCCATTCGCGCGCCGAAGTAGCCGTTGTCGGGCACCAGTACGGTCTCGTCGGGTTCGACCAGGTTGCCGAAGGCGGTCTCCATCGCGGCCGAACCCGTCCCGCTGACCGCGAGCGTGTGTTCGTTGTCGGTCTGAAACAGGTATCGAAGCCCTTCCTGGATGTCGTCCATGATCTCGACGCAGTAGTCGTCGAGATAGCCGACCAGCGGCGTCGCCATCGAGCGCAACACTCGGGGATGAACGTCGCTGGGCCCGGGGCCCATGAGCGTCCGATCCGGTGGAAGGAGCTCCGCGAACGCGGGTGAATCGTCCATGTCCATTACTCCCCGTAGCGAACCAAAAAAGGCCCGTTCCGCCCGCCCGATTTGATCGGCCGTATCGGCCCACAGAACCCACGATAGGGCGCTTGTGGCCCCGCTCGCCGCGGTCCTAATATTGCTAGTATATCTCTATCGCGATTATTCAATATATAGAACGAACTTATATTCGAATAAAGCCACCGTCGAACGCACGCGGAGACGGCGTCCCCGGTATGGGTTCCCCCCGCCAACACCGCCATCCAGAACCGATGGACATCACGACACTCGCGAGCGAACTGAGTTCCGAGGACCCGACGCTCCCCCCAGCGGAGGCCCGGTTCGTCGAAGCCGTCGAGGACGCACGAGCGGCCCTTGAGGACGGCGAGATCGATCGCGAGGAGTATCACGCGCGGGTCGCCGCGGCCAGCGAGCGGTATCGCCGCGGGCCCGATCCCGATCCCTGAGATCGCACGATTCGGCTGCCTCGATTAATCCGGTCCATCGGGCGTGATTACCTCGTTTGCGTACCCTATTCGATCGCCCGCCGGGTCGAGCGTTCGGCATCGAAACCGGCCGTATGCGGGACCCGTCACGTTCGCCCCGACGCCAACGTTGAGGTGGCTCGTGCCCTTGGTCGCGCTATGGGCTCGCTTAACCCCGACTTCACGGACGAAACGGTGGTCGTCACTGGTGGCAGTTCCGGCATCGGTCGTGCGATCGCCATCGCGTTCGGCGATGCCGGTGCGACAGTGCTCAACGCGGATCTCGATCCCGAACCGAAGGATACGGGTCTCGAAACGCCGACTCACGAGGTGATCCGCAATGCGGACGGAACCGCCGCCTACGTTGAGTGTGACGTCGCTGATCCCGAGCAATTGGACGTCGTCATCGAGGCCGCCCGCGAACTTGACGACGACGATCTCGCCCCCGGCGTCGACGTGATGGTCAACAACGCGGGGCTGTACACGAAACGGCGGTTCAGGGACGTTTCCCCCGAGGAGTTCGACCGCGTCAACGCGGTCAACGCCCGCGGGGCGTTCTTCGGCACACAGAAGGCCGCAAACGACATGATCGAACGCGACGATCCGGGGGTGATCGTCAACACGACCTCCGACACGCAGGGTCGCGCGACGTGGGATCACTCCCACTACGCCGCCAGCAAGGGCGCGATTCGCATGCTCACGCGCAGCGCCGCGCTCGAACTCGCCGGCGACGGGGTCCGGGTCAACGCCGTCGCCCCCGGCCCGATCGCCACCGAGATCCGGGAGGGCTGGGCCGAGGAAGCCCGGAAGATGGAGCCGACCGGCGAGACACCCGATCTGCCGCGATACGCGGGCAAGCCGGCGGACCTCCCCGGTGCGTACCTCTATCTCGCGAGCGACGACGCCTCGTACGTCACCGGCGAAACGATCTGGGTCGACGGGGGCGGTCACGTCTGTTGAACCCCTCCTCGAGACCGCGAGGAGGAATACTATTTATCGGTCGAACTGAGATGTAACGAACGGGCTGGACACGGCCCGAAACACCCATGAAACTCGATGAATTCCGCACGGCGAACGCGCCCGTAGAGGGCGACGAGACGTTCCAACTCGAAAACAGCAAGCTGCTCGACGTCGCGCTCGACGGAAGCGTGATGGCCAGGGCCGGCTCGATGATCGCCTACACCGGCGATATCTCGTTTTCGGGCAAGGCCTCCGCCGAGGGAGGGATCACCGGCTTCCTGAAGGGCGCGGCGCTCGGCGAGGGCACACCGGTCATGGAGGCGACCGGGAACGGGCACGTCTATCTCGCCGATCAGGGCAAACGGGTCCAAGTGATCGATCTCGCGGCCGATGAGGAGCTCTCGGTCAACGGCAACGACGTCCTCGCGTTCGAGTCGGACGTGGACTACGAGGTCCGTACCATCGATAGCATCGCCGGCTCGTCGGCGGGCGGGCTGACGAACGTCTTTCTGAGCGGGCCCGGGACCGTCGCGATCACGACCTACGGCGACCCACTGGTGTTGACACCGCCGGTTCGGACCGATCCCGACGCCACGGTCGCTTGGAGCGGAACCGCCCCCGGCGGGAACGTCAACCGGAGCCTCTCGGATCTGGTGGGCCAATCCTCCGACGAGACCTACCAGCTCGATTTCACCGGCTCCGAGGGGTTCGTCATCGTCCAGCCCTTCGAGGAGGGCCACACTCGACAGTAGCCCCGTTGGGCCGGCCAACCGAAACCGGAACGGTCCATCGGGGCCAACAGCGGGTAATGGCCGAGGGACTGACGGGCGTCGGGCTGGATCTGGTCGTCCAGTACGGCTATCTCGCACTGTTCGTGTTCATGTTTCTCGAGACGTCGATGCTGTTTCCGCTCCTCCCCAGCGAGGTCACCGTCCCCTTCGCGGCGGCGGTTCTCGTCACCGGACCGACCTCCTTCGGACTGTTCGTGCTCGCCGCAACGGCCGGAGCGACGCTCGGCAGCGTCGTCGCCTACTACCTCTTCGCTGGGACCGGCGACCGCGCGCTTGCGCGCTACCGCGACCGGGTCCGGATCTCGGAGGCCGACCTCGAACGCGGCCGGCGGTGGTTCCGTCGCTGGGGCGAGGGCACGGTGTTCTGGGGGCGACTGTTCCCGGTGGCGCGCTCGATCATCTCGATCCCGGCGGGGCTGGCCGCGATGGATCTCCGGCGCTTTACGGCCTATTCGGCCGGTGGATCGGCCTGTTTCGCGGCGGGCGTCGCGGGGCTCGTCTACCGCCTCGACGTCTCGCACGGCCCGGTCGCCTTCCTCGCTGGCCGTCTCGGCGCGTTGCCCGAGTACGCTGTGGCGAACCCGCTTATCGTGGTCGGTTTCTCGATCGTGACTGGACTGGTCGTTCTGCTTGCCGTTGCTGTCGTTGGCGACTGAGATGGTGACAGAGTGCGCATAGCGGTCGTCCAGCATTCTCCGAGGATCCGATGGGATGAGAAAAGACGAAACTG
The DNA window shown above is from Halalkalicoccus jeotgali B3 and carries:
- a CDS encoding isocitrate/isopropylmalate dehydrogenase family protein, which produces MTYEIALIPGDGIGPEVVDRSLPVVEAAADAHGVSLETTRYDWGSDRYLAEGAMMPDDGLDRLRGYDAIFLGAVGHPEVPDHVTLRGLRLEITKGFKQHVCKRPSYLFEGVTGPLRDYGAGEIDFVVYRQNTEGEYADIGGREYRGHDNEVAFQGAMFTREGTETIVRAAFEAASEREGKLTNVTKSNAQAYGMVFWDDVLREIAGEYPDVEVERLLVDAASMDFVRRPDEFDVLVASNLFGDILTDLGAGISGSMGLAPSSNIDPTQTHPSMFEPVHGSAFDITGEGVANPIGTVLSWELLWAHLGEDALARELRAAVRAQLADPDAPRTPDIGGESGSEAVANDLRTRLG
- a CDS encoding SDR family NAD(P)-dependent oxidoreductase, with the translated sequence MNHEDTRTVLLTGATSGIGAIAARKLAATGATVAAVGRDADRGRRLAEDATAENPGTVRFHRADFATQDAVRRLAADVEAEYDRLDVLAHNAGLSTRERTITDDGAELTLAVNHLAPYLLTHELLGSLRDAAPARVLVTASGVHTRGTLAFDDLRLEREYSALAAYARSKLANVAFTIELADRLDGDGSVVANCFHPGFIPSTDLFRDAAPRTRLFVRLAAAVPGIGTTAEAGADRLVELATAPEYGSRSGLYVGDDGPRDPAPAATDPELREELWRVSADLVGVDPDWP
- a CDS encoding pyridoxal-phosphate-dependent aminotransferase family protein, translated to MDDSPAFAELLPPDRTLMGPGPSDVHPRVLRSMATPLVGYLDDYCVEIMDDIQEGLRYLFQTDNEHTLAVSGTGSAAMETAFGNLVEPDETVLVPDNGYFGARMGEMAERAGGEVHTVSAPWGEPLDPADVEAAFEEHSPTVFGFVHGETSTGVRQTRVSELTEIAHENDAYVVADTVASLGGVEFRTDEWDVDVVYSGSQKCLSAPPGASPITFNDRAVEKVHAREEPARSWYLDLEGVWEYWGEERNYHHTAPVSTLYALREALRLLAEEGLEATWERHEHVAGALTDGVEAMGVGLNTPEEYWLPTLNPVRVPDGVEDGQVIDRLLTEHGIEIVGGLGALDGEIFRVGCMGHSARPANVSQFVSAFGAVLAEEGAEVDLEAGAGATASALARRDR
- a CDS encoding SDR family NAD(P)-dependent oxidoreductase gives rise to the protein MGSLNPDFTDETVVVTGGSSGIGRAIAIAFGDAGATVLNADLDPEPKDTGLETPTHEVIRNADGTAAYVECDVADPEQLDVVIEAARELDDDDLAPGVDVMVNNAGLYTKRRFRDVSPEEFDRVNAVNARGAFFGTQKAANDMIERDDPGVIVNTTSDTQGRATWDHSHYAASKGAIRMLTRSAALELAGDGVRVNAVAPGPIATEIREGWAEEARKMEPTGETPDLPRYAGKPADLPGAYLYLASDDASYVTGETIWVDGGGHVC
- a CDS encoding AIM24 family protein; amino-acid sequence: MKLDEFRTANAPVEGDETFQLENSKLLDVALDGSVMARAGSMIAYTGDISFSGKASAEGGITGFLKGAALGEGTPVMEATGNGHVYLADQGKRVQVIDLAADEELSVNGNDVLAFESDVDYEVRTIDSIAGSSAGGLTNVFLSGPGTVAITTYGDPLVLTPPVRTDPDATVAWSGTAPGGNVNRSLSDLVGQSSDETYQLDFTGSEGFVIVQPFEEGHTRQ
- a CDS encoding DedA family protein, coding for MAEGLTGVGLDLVVQYGYLALFVFMFLETSMLFPLLPSEVTVPFAAAVLVTGPTSFGLFVLAATAGATLGSVVAYYLFAGTGDRALARYRDRVRISEADLERGRRWFRRWGEGTVFWGRLFPVARSIISIPAGLAAMDLRRFTAYSAGGSACFAAGVAGLVYRLDVSHGPVAFLAGRLGALPEYAVANPLIVVGFSIVTGLVVLLAVAVVGD